The Plasmodium chabaudi chabaudi strain AS genome assembly, chromosome: 14 genome contains the following window.
gtgcatttttttcatcgtCGTGTTTactaaaattgtttataaaccctaaaaatataatgcataAGCAAAAGGAATTTATCATGTTGCAATAttcgtatatatattccccTTCAAGTGATAAAAATTCTAAACaggaatttaaaaaatcatcATTCTTTATCTTTATGCTATCAATGAATTcgttaaaatatttatcttcTTCCGATTTTtcactattatttattagaGATGGACCAGTCCAATTGCACTGAacaaacatatttaaaaaaatattacaacataataaaatctTCATTtcgtaaaaaaaaacaaagcaACTAAAAATGCATGCATCATTAGcctctttttttaatcctTCTGTCCTTTCTCCcctgttttttatttgctcTTTTTCAgcagaaataaaattaaatatctctctttttatttcataaattGTTGAAcagttttcatttttaaatttttctaaaatcaatttaaatatgctACTAACCCATGGATTAGTTAtgcatttttcatatttacaTTCTTTAACTGATTTTAaaagattaaaaaaatttccattttcCACAACTAACTCTTCTAATATCGTAGCATTTTCACGTTGCCATTTTTGGTTGTCTTCCAAATTTTCTGTTTCATTACtaaaactatttttatgtaaatttaataaatattctttaatttccttttcctttttttcataaatctCTTCATCTTGATTATTCGTATAAACCAACTCTTCTATAGACCACaacactttttttaaattatccaTTGAtgcaaatattatattttagttatactattttgggaattttcttatatttgtCAAATctacataataataaaatccatatatacatatataatattatatgtatatgaaaAGTAGCTATGATGTATTTCAAAATCAAAGTCactttcaaattttttttttaaagagaaaatgtaataaatatgatatttttaattatcatttgcatcgcttaacattttttaataatgctTTCGAAACAAATTCTATATAAGTATctacttatattttttctcagaaatattttctctTATCTTTtctgaaaatatttttttaattcaaaatttatattgctATCTATCACCATCGGCCCAGATAACATTATTTCACATACcgataatattattatgcatatatttatttatgcatttacacgatacaatttttataatttatttttaaatcgttgtagatttattataaataattatatattttttttatttcctttaaataaaactaaaagaaaatattataagataacaaaaaaaggcATTCACAAGTATTGTTACTTTATTTACTCCTCATATCaccttttattattatattattaccaGCATTcaatatgttttaatatatttatatttaaaaaatatattttttaaactgGGTATAGATAAACCGAAAAACACAAAGCATGAATTTTGTTCGTAAAACATTCGGTAGAACTaatttttcacattttaaaaacaatgaaataggatttttgaaaaatgccAAAAGGTATGAGTCAAGAGTGAAAGCTCATAGATATACTGGTATAACAGCAGTAAAAACACATGCTCAAAAAACAGAATGGTATTTAAAAGCAGAAAGAGATTTTTTAGCTGAACGAAATCAAATACCAAATGGTTATATTGGATTATGGCAAtatgatgatataaaacACTTGAAggagaatataataaatatgctgCATTTAAATTGTGCTAACAATAAGcaaatacataaatttaaaaagttaacCATAAGAAGATTATTGCAAAGAAGACCATTTGATACAGGGAGTGCACCTGTTCAAATTGGATGTTTAActgaaaaaattttaaatttaagaGCACATTTAATACAACGATGTAAAGATCacccaaaaaaaaaaaccatGTCTATATTATTAGCTAGACgacaaaaattaatgaaatatttatataaaactgattttgaattatataaacatacttgtaatttattaaaaatcaaatgtattttatttgcaaTTCCTGATTCCAGAGACCGATCAAAAGCAATTAATGCCGCTGCTGTTGATGGTGATAGGTGTAAATTTTTGATCAGACAAAAATTATGGAAAGGAAAATATAGGCCTAGGCCATTAAAAAACTCGAAAGGCCAAACAGTAAGATATACAAGGCATCCAATAGAACAACCACCTTCTGATTATGGATTAccaaaagaatataaaccACAAATTTCTAATTCATGGCCATATGGagtaaaagaaaattatcaaaaaggggtttatactatttataaCCCAACCGCTCCTGGCTTGGGACATTGTCCTGTTCCTatgcttttttaaaaactatATGCACActcctttttcttttttctgataaattataactattttatctaaattagtcataaattttatttcatcattctaatgatgattatttatgatttatatttttcatttttttagtgTTTTGGATAATggttatttaattatatattcatataattttttgttcataattatatatgtatgtagtCAAATTTGCATACAAAgttaaaacataaaacaataaacaaaaataaatatataaaacggaataaagaaaataaaacaaaatgaaaaaataaaaatcctagtatacaaataattttattttttgaataactTTTcactttctttttattttgatacCAATGGTTTATCGACGTGATATAAGTTGTGTATTACTGTCTGTCTCTTTAGCATGTTGAGATActcattatattcattttcaaaaacTTTTAATTGTTCACTATCATAATTTGTATTACTAAAAAATTCTCTGAAGCTTTCCTTAGCCTGTAAAAAGTAGAAAAGtgttttaattaattataatttcttataatatatatatactaagTAAAGGGAGCTTGCCCACTTTTGAAATa
Protein-coding sequences here:
- a CDS encoding mitochondrial ribosomal protein S15 precursor, putative, whose translation is MNFVRKTFGRTNFSHFKNNEIGFLKNAKRYESRVKAHRYTGITAVKTHAQKTEWYLKAERDFLAERNQIPNGYIGLWQYDDIKHLKENIINMLHLNCANNKQIHKFKKLTIRRLLQRRPFDTGSAPVQIGCLTEKILNLRAHLIQRCKDHPKKKTMSILLARRQKLMKYLYKTDFELYKHTCNLLKIKCILFAIPDSRDRSKAINAAAVDGDRCKFLIRQKLWKGKYRPRPLKNSKGQTVRYTRHPIEQPPSDYGLPKEYKPQISNSWPYGVKENYQKGVYTIYNPTAPGLGHCPVPMLF
- a CDS encoding protein ISD11, putative, producing the protein MKMNQVKKLKLLYRQILNEASKFENISYNVYFTNKAKESFREFFSNTNYDSEQLKVFENEYNEYLNMLKRQTVIHNLYHVDKPLVSK